One genomic region from Vicinamibacterales bacterium encodes:
- a CDS encoding M48 family metallopeptidase yields the protein MIGLPELLLIVLIILLVFGTTRLSRAAETTKAAVRVGKRRFWVTNPVTGEKELTLMTAEKELALGQRSDAEVRQKWGLYEDSRLRQYVQEIGLRVARASEQAKLSWHFSIVDDSAVNAFAAPGGYVYITRGLLAYLGTEAELAGVLAHEVGHVNARHTAKRYTREHGAQAGLWLVRVFWPAARTLSGWADKGLDMLFLRYGRDAELEADSLALGYMAKCGWDPAGLPDALSTLGRLGDAHGENNIPWLSTHPSSPDRVAALENLITRLKTQQADTGRDTYRHYIEGLSFGAGPSGRIGFYVVRDGDSWEAITKDVGRGKADPRILAILNGYPMGKQPRAGEEIKVVLTTSTMAQ from the coding sequence GTGATCGGCCTCCCCGAACTACTGCTCATCGTCCTCATCATTCTGCTTGTTTTTGGTACTACCCGCCTGTCGCGTGCCGCCGAAACTACTAAGGCAGCCGTTAGGGTTGGTAAGAGGCGGTTCTGGGTCACGAACCCAGTGACGGGCGAGAAGGAACTAACCCTGATGACCGCCGAGAAGGAATTGGCCCTTGGGCAGCGAAGCGATGCTGAGGTTCGTCAAAAATGGGGTCTCTACGAAGATTCTCGCCTTCGGCAGTACGTCCAGGAAATTGGTCTCCGCGTGGCGCGTGCGTCGGAGCAGGCCAAGCTGTCTTGGCATTTTAGTATCGTTGACGATTCAGCGGTGAACGCCTTCGCGGCTCCTGGCGGCTACGTCTACATCACACGTGGCTTGCTTGCTTACTTAGGGACCGAGGCGGAACTAGCCGGAGTCCTCGCGCACGAGGTTGGTCATGTCAATGCACGCCACACCGCTAAGCGCTACACGCGCGAGCATGGGGCGCAGGCTGGCCTCTGGCTGGTCCGAGTCTTCTGGCCAGCGGCCCGGACTCTCAGTGGTTGGGCAGACAAGGGTCTTGACATGCTCTTTCTTAGGTACGGACGCGATGCCGAGTTGGAAGCCGACAGCCTCGCCTTGGGCTATATGGCCAAGTGTGGCTGGGATCCAGCGGGTTTGCCGGATGCACTCAGTACTCTCGGCCGCCTTGGGGATGCCCACGGCGAAAACAATATTCCCTGGCTTTCGACGCACCCGTCGTCGCCCGACCGGGTGGCTGCACTTGAAAACTTGATTACTCGCTTGAAGACACAGCAGGCCGATACGGGCCGTGACACGTATCGTCACTATATTGAGGGACTTTCTTTTGGTGCCGGGCCTTCAGGTCGGATTGGTTTTTATGTCGTGCGTGACGGTGATAGCTGGGAGGCGATTACTAAAGATGTCGGACGCGGAAAGGCTGACCCCAGAATACTCGCCAT